In Gemmatimonadota bacterium, one genomic interval encodes:
- the gap gene encoding type I glyceraldehyde-3-phosphate dehydrogenase, whose amino-acid sequence MPIRVAINGFGRIGRNVLRSAKQAGGADIDFVAVNDLTDAATLAHLLRYDSVHGRYPGTVEVGEGSLVVDGDEVTVFSERDPAQLPWADLGIDIVIESTGHFLDRDGAAKHLTAGAKKVIISAPAKNEDITIVLGVNHDQYDPDSHDVISNASCTTNCLAPVVKVLTESFGFRHGLMTTIHAYTNDQSILDLPHSDLRRARAAGISMIPTTTGAAKATGLVFPAVAGRIDGMALRVPIADVSIVDVVVEVEKDTTAEEVNAAFRDAASGALEGILDVSDEPLVSIDYRGNPLSSIVDALSTSVMAGRMVKVLSWYDNEWGYSNRVVDLVRYVGERLPAPVEA is encoded by the coding sequence ATGCCAATCCGGGTAGCCATCAACGGATTCGGTCGCATTGGCCGCAACGTTCTTCGCAGTGCGAAGCAGGCCGGCGGTGCTGACATCGACTTCGTCGCCGTGAACGATCTCACCGACGCCGCGACGCTCGCTCACCTGCTAAGATACGACTCCGTGCACGGGCGCTACCCTGGTACCGTCGAAGTCGGTGAGGGCAGCCTGGTCGTCGACGGCGACGAGGTCACTGTCTTCAGCGAGCGCGACCCCGCCCAGCTCCCATGGGCGGACCTCGGGATCGACATCGTAATCGAGTCGACGGGCCACTTCCTGGACCGTGATGGCGCTGCCAAGCATCTCACCGCGGGCGCGAAGAAGGTGATCATCTCCGCCCCCGCGAAGAACGAGGACATCACCATCGTGCTCGGCGTGAACCACGATCAGTACGATCCCGACAGTCACGATGTGATCTCCAACGCGAGCTGCACGACGAACTGCCTCGCGCCGGTGGTGAAGGTCCTCACAGAGAGCTTCGGATTCCGACACGGACTGATGACGACCATCCACGCGTACACGAACGACCAGAGCATCCTGGATCTTCCGCACAGCGACCTCAGGCGCGCTCGTGCTGCCGGCATTTCTATGATCCCGACCACCACCGGCGCCGCGAAGGCGACCGGGCTCGTATTCCCGGCCGTCGCGGGTCGCATCGACGGCATGGCCCTTCGTGTGCCGATCGCTGACGTGTCCATCGTCGACGTCGTCGTCGAAGTGGAGAAGGACACCACGGCGGAAGAGGTCAACGCGGCCTTCCGGGACGCCGCGAGTGGTGCCCTGGAAGGCATCCTGGACGTTTCGGACGAGCCTCTCGTCTCCATCGACTACCGGGGAAACCCACTCAGCTCGATCGTCGACGCGCTCTCCACCTCGGTCATGGCGGGCCGGATGGTGAAAGTCCTCTCCTGGTACGACAACGAGTGGGGCTACTCGAATCGTGTCGTGGACCTCGTGCGCTACGTCGGGGAGCGCCTCCCGGCGCCCGTCGAGGCCTAG
- a CDS encoding sigma-70 family RNA polymerase sigma factor, with protein sequence MQTLQRVSDPATGVAPARSLSGLPHDFGTWFREHQSAVFRYIRFRVATREAAEDVTSDVFMKALRSFDRYDASRASPRTWLLRIARNAVTDHLRALKRRGSLHVSLDRIPDLVANVPSAEERVIKQERIQRLLNGSQMLGKADQDILSLRYGSGLQNAEIAEHLDISNNAVAVRLHRALKRLKDVVQDSTADMRDHEE encoded by the coding sequence ATGCAGACACTGCAAAGAGTATCCGACCCAGCGACGGGCGTGGCTCCGGCCCGCTCGCTTTCGGGACTACCGCACGACTTCGGGACGTGGTTTCGTGAGCACCAGAGTGCCGTCTTTCGTTACATACGCTTCCGGGTAGCCACGCGCGAAGCGGCCGAGGATGTGACCTCCGACGTCTTCATGAAGGCATTGAGGTCGTTCGATCGGTACGACGCTTCCCGGGCGTCGCCTCGCACATGGCTCCTGCGCATCGCTCGCAACGCCGTGACCGACCACCTGAGAGCCCTGAAGCGGAGGGGCTCGCTCCACGTATCTCTCGACCGGATCCCGGATCTGGTCGCCAATGTGCCTTCGGCGGAAGAACGAGTCATCAAACAGGAGCGGATTCAGAGGCTGCTGAACGGAAGTCAGATGCTGGGGAAGGCCGATCAGGACATCCTCTCGCTCCGATACGGTTCGGGGCTCCAGAACGCCGAGATCGCCGAGCACCTGGACATCAGCAACAACGCTGTTGCTGTGCGTCTCCACCGCGCGCTAAAGCGCCTGAAGGACGTGGTGCAGGATTCCACGGCGGACATGCGGGACCATGAAGAATAG
- a CDS encoding TonB family protein encodes MKNRFDSVALRVPDELRSLDAELSSIRYEERPSFGPELQAELSQEWDRLESRRRTSFRPFPAAVLVALLLMTAAVPSARASLVRLIGAFQSDEADSADVPAEVQLAEPDPTQVVAGSPIVEETEEAAERGTVPMDLPAAPEAIDRTEWPAPTLPEVKDRARLEALVGRGYPLTLQRAGVGGSVALMLWVDSTGSVDFVNLVQGSGVPELDGVALRVAPSIRFVPATRRGKAVGTWVEFPIVFQANPDAIDPLAFPVVDPFDGPEIDEPLDLTLIPEWQGEIALLAPVQREAGELLEAAIDDDRVIEELGPIESILAGEPPAGVAPTQWRSEVSLVLEQAMVRDPNNPAPLLALARIRRKQGLRTEARALFERGVQRAERARGGVSPSLFAELHYQRATLIKEAWLAYRDLGRVSADAFGAAACAPVTSRGRADGDFASADRLIAWNYLCPAALADVLDSGFEATDQRGADDLAEMMGSFHTAVTAYPEHVGANVEVLLALADEGRWSEVLDGARRFVRASGGHPYGLLIGGLALQRLARSDEAQNQFTLALRGLPETEADALQDVHFVLDEEGLADYRRASGDDRRDWEKRFWAPLDPILSTSVNERSVEHIARSAYAQLRFGSADSDPAEVWIRYGRPTDVKAIGQSAGLRTEFWDYGAGPDFTFSRIGSSLAMDLTTEGRAYVDDLREVLPHRYGAASRRVFTLPGQVTRFYGGEPGVLEVQIHTEVPEFLASDPSDTLDLGLFLMDAEGNKISVTQRRIRAEVAPVSIRALTSPEVASVVVELFNRRTGQAGSIREAVTPLVVHQSVAVSDLLLVRPTGSSKDVSRYAKWLEPLSLVGPLDTEAVGVYFEVYETGASVPWYRLRAEVVDRETGVVTGVPIRPAGEKGFRPTWDRFPAAGGLTSEFLTVALSDVERGRHTLRIIVDVPEVGAGIVAQRDLDRREDPDQNWD; translated from the coding sequence ATGAAGAATAGATTCGACAGCGTGGCCTTGCGGGTGCCCGATGAGCTGCGCTCGTTGGATGCCGAGCTGTCCTCGATCCGCTATGAGGAACGGCCCTCGTTCGGACCCGAACTTCAGGCGGAGCTGTCACAGGAATGGGATCGTCTGGAGTCACGGCGGCGGACTTCGTTCCGTCCGTTTCCGGCCGCCGTTTTGGTGGCGCTGCTTCTGATGACCGCCGCGGTGCCTTCGGCTCGAGCATCGCTGGTCCGTCTGATCGGCGCATTCCAAAGTGACGAAGCCGATTCGGCGGATGTGCCGGCAGAGGTGCAACTCGCTGAGCCGGACCCGACACAGGTGGTTGCCGGGTCGCCGATCGTCGAGGAGACGGAAGAGGCGGCTGAGCGCGGTACGGTGCCGATGGATCTGCCGGCAGCGCCGGAGGCGATCGACCGGACCGAGTGGCCCGCGCCGACATTGCCCGAGGTGAAGGATCGCGCTCGTTTGGAGGCGCTGGTGGGTCGGGGCTATCCCCTGACGCTTCAGCGTGCGGGGGTCGGTGGCTCCGTAGCGCTGATGCTCTGGGTCGACTCGACAGGATCGGTCGATTTCGTGAACCTTGTGCAGGGCTCGGGCGTGCCTGAGCTCGACGGCGTGGCGCTTCGGGTAGCCCCGTCGATCCGCTTCGTGCCCGCCACCAGGCGGGGAAAGGCGGTTGGAACTTGGGTCGAGTTCCCCATCGTCTTCCAGGCGAACCCGGATGCGATCGATCCGCTTGCGTTTCCGGTCGTAGACCCGTTCGACGGCCCGGAAATCGACGAACCGCTCGACCTGACGTTGATCCCCGAGTGGCAGGGTGAGATCGCTCTGCTGGCTCCTGTGCAGCGGGAGGCCGGAGAGCTTCTCGAGGCCGCAATCGACGACGACCGCGTCATCGAAGAGTTGGGTCCCATCGAGTCGATTCTCGCCGGGGAGCCCCCGGCGGGCGTCGCCCCGACTCAGTGGCGCTCGGAGGTCAGTTTGGTGCTCGAGCAGGCGATGGTCCGCGACCCGAACAATCCGGCTCCACTGTTGGCGCTGGCCCGGATCCGTCGGAAGCAGGGCTTGCGAACCGAAGCGCGCGCGCTCTTCGAGCGTGGTGTGCAGCGCGCTGAGCGAGCGCGTGGTGGCGTCAGTCCAAGCCTCTTTGCCGAACTCCATTACCAGCGGGCGACGCTGATCAAGGAAGCTTGGCTCGCGTACCGCGATCTTGGCCGAGTGTCCGCGGACGCTTTCGGCGCGGCAGCGTGCGCCCCGGTCACGTCGAGGGGGCGAGCCGACGGTGACTTCGCTTCGGCGGACCGGCTCATCGCTTGGAACTACCTCTGTCCAGCGGCGCTCGCTGACGTATTGGATTCCGGTTTCGAGGCGACGGATCAGCGAGGGGCAGATGATCTCGCTGAGATGATGGGGTCGTTCCACACCGCCGTTACTGCCTATCCGGAGCATGTCGGCGCGAACGTCGAAGTCCTGCTTGCGCTGGCCGACGAGGGCCGTTGGAGCGAGGTCCTCGACGGTGCCCGGCGCTTCGTGCGAGCCTCCGGAGGCCACCCCTACGGGTTGCTCATCGGTGGTCTGGCGCTCCAGCGCCTGGCTCGATCGGACGAGGCCCAGAACCAGTTCACGCTGGCGCTTCGCGGTTTGCCCGAAACCGAGGCGGACGCGCTTCAGGACGTGCACTTCGTTCTGGACGAAGAAGGTCTTGCCGACTATCGGCGCGCTTCGGGCGACGACCGCAGGGACTGGGAGAAGCGGTTTTGGGCTCCGCTCGACCCCATCCTGTCGACCTCGGTGAACGAGCGGTCCGTCGAGCACATCGCGCGCTCGGCGTACGCCCAACTGCGCTTCGGATCGGCTGACAGCGACCCGGCCGAGGTTTGGATTCGCTATGGGCGGCCCACCGACGTCAAGGCCATCGGACAGAGCGCGGGACTCCGCACTGAGTTCTGGGACTACGGTGCCGGCCCCGACTTCACGTTCTCTAGGATAGGCTCTTCGCTGGCGATGGACCTGACCACGGAAGGGCGTGCGTACGTGGACGACCTCCGCGAGGTGCTTCCGCATCGTTACGGTGCCGCGAGCCGGAGGGTGTTCACGCTTCCGGGGCAGGTCACGCGCTTCTATGGCGGTGAGCCCGGAGTGCTCGAGGTCCAGATCCACACCGAGGTGCCAGAGTTCCTCGCGAGTGATCCGTCCGATACGCTCGACCTCGGGCTCTTCTTGATGGACGCCGAGGGGAACAAGATCTCCGTCACGCAGCGTCGCATTAGAGCCGAAGTCGCCCCGGTTTCGATACGGGCACTGACCTCACCGGAGGTCGCGAGCGTGGTAGTCGAGTTGTTCAACCGGAGGACCGGCCAGGCCGGCTCGATCCGTGAAGCCGTGACTCCGCTGGTCGTGCATCAGTCGGTGGCGGTTTCGGACCTGCTCCTGGTCCGGCCGACAGGGTCGTCGAAGGACGTCTCGCGCTACGCGAAGTGGCTCGAGCCGCTCTCGCTCGTCGGCCCACTGGATACTGAAGCAGTTGGAGTCTACTTCGAAGTATACGAGACAGGAGCTTCCGTGCCTTGGTACCGACTGCGTGCCGAGGTCGTGGATCGGGAGACCGGTGTCGTGACCGGCGTGCCGATCCGTCCCGCCGGCGAAAAGGGCTTCCGACCGACCTGGGATCGGTTCCCGGCCGCGGGCGGCCTCACGAGCGAGTTCCTCACGGTCGCGCTCAGTGACGTCGAGCGGGGTAGGCACACACTCCGAATCATCGTTGACGTTCCGGAGGTTGGTGCCGGCATCGTCGCTCAGCGTGACCTGGATCGGCGCGAGGACCCGGATCAGAACTGGGACTGA
- a CDS encoding phosphoglycerate kinase, giving the protein MKKTLADIDRTTLGGRTVLVRADLNVRVESGRVLDVQRIEASLPTLTVLRESGARTVVLSHMGRPKGRPNPDFSLAPVAEYLGGRLGTAVAFVRDAVGRGGENAVFALDDGEIALLENTRFHPGETVNEPELSATWAGLTDLFVNDAFGAAHREHASTAGLARAVRERGGEAVAGLLMARELEFLGDALESPERPFVAILGGAKISGKIDVVEALLPRVDRLLIGGAMANTFFRAMELATGESLVEEDRIDMAAELIQAAGDKLTLPMDCVVTDEISHDAPGRVVARTEVGETDRIVDIGPETCAIYRGIVSRARTVVWNGPMGVFEIPAFAAGTVELARAVADACDEGALGVLGGGHSAAAAEQAGVVDRLSHVSTGGGASLALLAGAALPGVESLSDRE; this is encoded by the coding sequence CTGAAGAAGACCCTCGCCGACATCGACCGAACGACCCTGGGCGGTCGCACGGTTCTGGTCCGCGCGGATCTCAACGTGCGTGTGGAGTCCGGCCGCGTCTTGGACGTCCAGCGCATCGAGGCTTCGCTGCCGACGCTCACGGTGCTCCGCGAATCCGGCGCTCGCACGGTCGTCCTGTCCCACATGGGTCGGCCGAAGGGACGCCCGAATCCGGACTTCTCGCTCGCCCCCGTAGCCGAGTACCTGGGCGGTCGGCTCGGGACCGCTGTGGCCTTCGTACGGGACGCCGTTGGCCGGGGCGGAGAGAATGCGGTATTCGCACTCGATGACGGAGAAATCGCGTTGCTCGAGAACACCCGCTTCCACCCGGGTGAGACCGTGAACGAACCGGAACTCTCGGCCACCTGGGCCGGCCTGACCGACCTGTTCGTGAACGACGCATTCGGGGCCGCTCATCGGGAACATGCCTCGACAGCGGGTCTAGCGAGGGCGGTGAGAGAGCGAGGTGGCGAAGCGGTCGCGGGACTCCTGATGGCGCGTGAGCTCGAGTTCCTGGGGGATGCGCTCGAGAGCCCTGAGCGACCCTTCGTGGCGATCCTCGGCGGAGCGAAGATCTCGGGGAAGATCGATGTGGTCGAGGCGCTCCTACCGCGTGTGGATCGCCTGCTCATCGGGGGGGCGATGGCGAACACGTTCTTTCGTGCGATGGAGTTGGCTACAGGCGAGTCACTCGTCGAAGAGGATCGCATCGACATGGCGGCCGAGTTGATCCAGGCCGCTGGGGACAAACTCACCCTACCCATGGACTGCGTGGTGACGGACGAGATCTCCCACGACGCGCCGGGGCGAGTGGTGGCTCGGACGGAAGTCGGCGAGACGGACCGAATCGTTGACATCGGCCCTGAGACGTGTGCCATCTACCGGGGCATCGTCTCCCGCGCCCGCACGGTCGTCTGGAACGGACCCATGGGGGTATTCGAGATCCCGGCGTTCGCCGCAGGCACGGTGGAGCTGGCGCGCGCCGTAGCCGATGCGTGTGACGAGGGAGCGCTCGGCGTCCTGGGAGGGGGGCATTCGGCGGCGGCGGCAGAGCAGGCCGGTGTCGTCGACCGGCTGAGCCACGTATCAACCGGCGGCGGCGCCTCGCTCGCGCTGCTGGCGGGGGCGGCGCTGCCCGGGGTCGAGTCACTGAGCGATAGGGAGTAG
- a CDS encoding triose-phosphate isomerase codes for MAVIAGNWKMNMGAAQTRAFFAGLTLDERGGKNELLIFPPVVSLGVAAACPERDPRIQIGAQNIHWQDGGAFTGETSAAMAAEVGASHVLVGHSERRHVFGETNEEVALKIAAGCRHGLVPVVCVGETLAERQDGRVDEVILAQLDAALEALEGDDGRFLLAYEPVWAIGTGETATPDDAANAHRTLRTRLEVALGLAAAARTPILYGGSVQPGNVADLLAAANVDGVLVGGASLDPHSFAEIAAAGGA; via the coding sequence ATGGCTGTGATCGCTGGCAACTGGAAGATGAATATGGGTGCGGCCCAGACGCGGGCCTTTTTTGCCGGGCTGACCCTGGACGAACGCGGCGGGAAGAACGAGCTGCTGATCTTCCCTCCCGTGGTCTCATTGGGGGTCGCCGCGGCGTGCCCCGAGCGCGATCCCCGGATTCAGATCGGCGCACAGAACATCCATTGGCAGGATGGGGGCGCGTTCACCGGTGAGACCTCCGCCGCGATGGCGGCCGAAGTCGGAGCTAGCCACGTCCTCGTCGGCCACTCGGAGCGACGGCACGTCTTCGGCGAGACCAACGAAGAGGTGGCCTTGAAGATCGCGGCTGGCTGTCGGCATGGCCTGGTTCCGGTGGTTTGCGTGGGAGAGACCCTCGCAGAGCGGCAGGACGGTAGGGTCGATGAGGTCATCCTCGCGCAGTTGGATGCGGCGCTGGAGGCGCTCGAGGGTGACGACGGCCGGTTCTTGCTCGCGTACGAACCGGTCTGGGCCATCGGCACCGGAGAGACCGCGACCCCGGACGACGCGGCAAATGCCCACAGGACGCTTCGGACTAGGCTCGAGGTTGCCCTGGGCCTCGCGGCCGCCGCGCGCACGCCAATCCTGTACGGAGGCTCCGTACAGCCGGGTAACGTCGCCGATCTGCTCGCTGCCGCGAACGTAGACGGCGTGTTGGTCGGCGGCGCCAGCCTGGATCCCCATTCCTTCGCCGAGATCGCAGCAGCAGGGGGCGCCTAG
- the secG gene encoding preprotein translocase subunit SecG produces the protein MYGFLLAALVLDGIFMTVIILLQSGKGGGLAAVGGGAAMTEGILGGRQATTVLTRATWTSGTIFMLLALVLSIMSSRARQPSSIIQIEAPVTAPAPVLPGLGNQPAQSPGNVDAGDPGNSGN, from the coding sequence ATGTACGGATTCTTGCTCGCTGCCCTCGTATTGGACGGCATCTTCATGACGGTCATCATCCTCCTCCAGTCCGGAAAGGGGGGGGGGCTCGCAGCCGTAGGCGGGGGCGCCGCCATGACCGAAGGCATCCTCGGCGGCCGCCAGGCCACCACGGTGCTGACGCGTGCCACATGGACTTCCGGCACCATCTTCATGCTGCTGGCGCTGGTTCTTTCCATCATGTCCTCGCGTGCCCGGCAGCCTTCGTCCATCATCCAGATCGAAGCTCCAGTGACCGCGCCGGCGCCGGTTCTACCCGGACTCGGGAATCAGCCCGCGCAGAGCCCGGGAAACGTGGACGCCGGAGATCCAGGCAACTCGGGGAACTGA
- a CDS encoding thiamine pyrophosphate-dependent dehydrogenase E1 component subunit alpha: protein MAENLSPGLDRDQLLELYRALCLTRAAEERLELLQKQDHVTGGLYRSLGQEAGAVGAAFALRRRTDGTGDFLAPTVRAAGALFVFGGELIDFFRQYMARATGPTKGREANVHWVDYQKGFVGPVSPLGTMLGVMAGITLSFNLRGEDRVGMVFYGDGASSTGAWHEGLNFAAVQRCPLILMVEANEWAFSSPTVKNTRLGSFTQKAPGYGIGAESVDGTDVVAVYEAVARAATRARSGEGAQMVELRYFRRLGHAQHDPMDYVDPALISEWEARDPIELFHARILDRGWAPEDELQAIRQEVEDQCRSAAERAMAEPVPHGPDAVDDVYTDVPMPHPWTRAEVPDPRTA from the coding sequence GTGGCTGAAAACCTTTCTCCAGGGCTCGACCGCGACCAGCTCCTCGAGCTGTATCGCGCCCTGTGCCTAACGCGGGCAGCTGAGGAACGCCTCGAGCTTCTTCAGAAGCAGGATCATGTGACGGGCGGCCTGTACCGCTCGCTGGGACAGGAAGCGGGCGCCGTCGGGGCGGCGTTCGCACTTCGGCGCCGGACGGACGGCACGGGTGACTTCTTAGCTCCGACCGTACGCGCAGCGGGAGCACTCTTCGTCTTCGGCGGAGAGCTGATCGACTTTTTCCGTCAGTACATGGCGCGCGCCACGGGCCCGACCAAGGGTCGCGAGGCGAACGTACACTGGGTCGACTATCAGAAGGGCTTCGTGGGTCCGGTGTCGCCCCTGGGGACCATGCTCGGGGTCATGGCGGGCATCACGCTCTCCTTCAACCTCCGCGGCGAAGACCGGGTGGGCATGGTCTTCTACGGCGACGGCGCGTCTTCGACCGGGGCGTGGCACGAGGGGCTGAATTTCGCAGCCGTCCAGCGCTGCCCTCTGATCCTCATGGTCGAGGCCAACGAGTGGGCGTTCTCGAGCCCGACCGTCAAGAACACCCGCCTCGGGAGCTTCACGCAAAAGGCACCGGGATACGGGATCGGAGCCGAGTCGGTCGACGGGACCGATGTCGTCGCCGTATACGAGGCCGTGGCCCGCGCCGCTACTCGCGCGCGTTCCGGCGAGGGAGCGCAGATGGTGGAGCTGCGCTACTTCCGCCGCCTGGGGCACGCGCAGCATGATCCTATGGACTACGTAGACCCCGCGCTCATCTCAGAGTGGGAAGCCCGCGATCCGATCGAGCTCTTCCATGCCCGTATTCTCGATCGCGGATGGGCCCCGGAGGATGAGCTGCAGGCGATTCGCCAGGAGGTCGAGGATCAGTGTAGGTCTGCTGCCGAGCGTGCGATGGCTGAGCCGGTTCCTCACGGGCCCGACGCGGTGGACGACGTATACACCGACGTGCCGATGCCCCACCCCTGGACGCGGGCTGAGGTGCCGGACCCGCGCACCGCGTGA
- a CDS encoding alpha-ketoacid dehydrogenase subunit beta, translating to MSRAVPEHLQKTARGEAVTLLEAISEGLYEEMVRDDSVFLMGEDIGVYGGAFKVTRGFLEEFGDRRVIDTPIAEGGFTGAAAGAAHMGLRPVVEMQFMDFISPAYDVLTNYIATSLYRGAGPMPMVIRGPVGGGNRGGPFHSQNIEMAFFHTPGLKIVYPSTAYDAKGLIKAAIRDDNPVIFEEHKGLYRAPALREVLPAEDYVVPLGEARTVLEGEDLTIVTYGAMVHKSVEAARTLEGDGVSVEVIDLRTLLPLDEDAIVESVKRTGRLLVVHEDTRTGGIAGEIAIRVSERAFEWLDGPILRVTAIDAPVPYAGSLEDYFLPQTDDIVKAARYLAAY from the coding sequence ATGAGCCGAGCCGTCCCTGAGCATCTGCAGAAGACCGCACGGGGTGAAGCGGTCACGCTGTTGGAGGCGATCAGCGAGGGCCTATACGAGGAGATGGTGCGCGACGACAGCGTTTTCCTGATGGGGGAGGACATCGGCGTGTACGGTGGGGCCTTCAAGGTCACGCGCGGCTTCCTGGAGGAGTTCGGTGACCGCCGCGTGATCGACACACCGATTGCCGAAGGGGGCTTCACCGGGGCCGCAGCCGGGGCCGCTCACATGGGGCTCCGGCCAGTGGTCGAGATGCAATTCATGGACTTCATCTCGCCCGCATACGATGTGCTGACCAACTATATCGCGACCTCGCTCTACCGTGGAGCCGGGCCGATGCCCATGGTGATCCGAGGGCCGGTGGGCGGCGGGAACCGCGGTGGGCCGTTCCATTCGCAGAACATCGAGATGGCGTTCTTCCACACGCCAGGGCTCAAGATCGTGTACCCGAGCACGGCGTACGACGCGAAGGGACTCATCAAAGCCGCGATTCGTGACGATAATCCGGTCATCTTCGAGGAGCACAAGGGGCTCTATCGGGCTCCGGCGCTGCGCGAGGTTCTTCCGGCCGAGGACTACGTCGTCCCGCTCGGTGAGGCCCGCACGGTACTCGAGGGCGAGGACCTCACGATCGTCACGTACGGAGCGATGGTTCACAAATCGGTTGAGGCCGCGCGGACCCTCGAGGGCGACGGCGTCAGCGTCGAGGTCATCGACCTGCGGACGCTGCTCCCGCTCGACGAAGACGCGATCGTTGAAAGCGTGAAGCGAACGGGGAGGCTGCTCGTCGTGCACGAGGACACACGGACCGGAGGCATCGCAGGCGAGATCGCGATCAGGGTCAGTGAGAGGGCGTTCGAGTGGCTGGACGGCCCGATTCTGCGGGTGACGGCCATCGATGCGCCCGTCCCGTATGCGGGCTCGCTGGAGGACTACTTCCTCCCCCAGACGGACGATATAGTAAAAGCGGCGCGCTATCTCGCCGCCTATTGA